From a region of the Mycolicibacterium sp. MU0050 genome:
- a CDS encoding WhiB family transcriptional regulator — protein MPQPQQLPGPNADIWDWQMHGLCRGVDSSVFFHPDGERGRARAQREMRAKEMCRACPVIAQCRSHALAVGEPYGIWGGLSEAERELLLKRGIRRSA, from the coding sequence ATGCCACAGCCGCAGCAACTTCCCGGGCCCAACGCCGATATCTGGGATTGGCAAATGCACGGTTTGTGCCGGGGTGTCGACTCCTCGGTGTTCTTCCACCCGGACGGTGAGCGCGGCCGGGCGCGCGCGCAGCGCGAGATGCGCGCCAAGGAAATGTGCCGCGCGTGCCCGGTGATCGCGCAGTGCCGCTCCCACGCCCTGGCCGTCGGCGAGCCCTACGGGATCTGGGGCGGCTTGTCGGAGGCCGAGCGCGAGTTGTTGCTCAAGCGCGGGATCCGTCGCAGCGCCTGA
- a CDS encoding DUF4349 domain-containing protein, producing the protein MTPRWLSVLVLGLAAIVALTGCAGQGALRGTAPDAADMAEAPAAPVLPEKSGPASVAPEAHRDVVKTATMRVTVTDTTDAADRAADIATEADGRVDNRTDDAGSGAGRAQSTVTLRVPADRLDDVLEELETLGFVQNLDTRVEDVTAQRVDLDARITALQTSVERLLSIMRDARDPEALISAEDALSERQAELDSLRAQRTALGDRIAYSTVAVTFTAEQVGGPAPQRYEGFFGQVKRGWDNLTEAAGDLFLLFGYLLPWLAALAVVAAVGVGLVQALRRIPRLSNNSRSASDKPPQIP; encoded by the coding sequence ATGACCCCTCGTTGGCTGTCGGTGTTGGTACTGGGACTGGCCGCGATCGTCGCCCTGACGGGGTGCGCGGGGCAGGGCGCCTTGCGGGGCACCGCCCCGGACGCGGCGGACATGGCCGAGGCCCCCGCGGCGCCGGTGCTGCCGGAGAAGAGCGGGCCCGCCTCGGTGGCGCCGGAGGCCCACCGCGATGTGGTCAAGACGGCCACGATGCGGGTCACGGTCACCGACACCACCGACGCCGCGGATCGGGCCGCCGACATCGCGACCGAGGCCGACGGTCGGGTCGACAACCGCACCGACGACGCCGGTTCCGGCGCCGGGCGGGCGCAGTCGACGGTGACGCTGCGGGTGCCGGCCGACCGTCTCGACGACGTGCTCGAGGAACTCGAGACGCTCGGATTCGTGCAGAACCTGGACACCCGCGTCGAGGATGTGACCGCGCAGCGCGTCGACCTCGACGCGAGGATCACCGCGCTGCAGACCTCGGTGGAGCGCCTGCTGTCGATCATGCGCGATGCGCGCGATCCCGAAGCGCTGATCAGCGCCGAGGACGCGCTCTCGGAGCGCCAGGCCGAACTCGACAGCCTGCGCGCCCAGCGCACGGCGCTCGGGGATCGAATCGCCTACAGCACCGTGGCAGTCACCTTCACCGCCGAGCAGGTGGGTGGGCCGGCACCGCAGCGCTACGAGGGTTTCTTCGGGCAGGTCAAGCGGGGCTGGGACAACCTGACGGAGGCCGCCGGGGACCTGTTCCTGCTCTTCGGCTACCTGCTGCCGTGGTTGGCGGCGCTGGCGGTGGTCGCGGCGGTGGGTGTTGGGCTGGTTCAGGCGCTGCGACGGATCCCGCGCTTGAGCAACAACTCGCGCTCGGCCTCCGACAAGCCGCCCCAGATCCCGTAG
- a CDS encoding SDR family NAD(P)-dependent oxidoreductase — MTDLSGVTAVVTGGNSGIGRAMAVGIAKAGGAVSIWSRNADRNAEVVDELRALGATAMAVSCDVADEAAVADAMQQTVTELGPLGCFVANAGTVAPASQVVDTTLESWRAIVRTNLDGAFLCTREAARRFVEQGNGGSIIVVSSTSSRYGAAGLASYASSKTALLGLSRTLAVELARHRVRCNTLIPGWTRTGITTHLQEDDRFMAATTARTPVRRWADPDEYQEIAAFLADPKLTFHTGNEVVVDGGYTVF; from the coding sequence ATGACCGATCTGTCCGGCGTCACGGCCGTGGTCACCGGAGGGAACTCCGGGATCGGCCGCGCCATGGCCGTCGGCATCGCCAAAGCAGGTGGCGCGGTGTCGATCTGGTCGCGCAACGCGGATCGCAACGCCGAGGTGGTGGACGAACTACGCGCCCTGGGCGCGACGGCGATGGCCGTGTCGTGCGATGTCGCCGACGAGGCCGCGGTCGCCGACGCAATGCAACAAACCGTCACCGAGTTGGGCCCCCTCGGATGTTTCGTGGCCAACGCCGGGACCGTCGCACCGGCCAGTCAGGTCGTCGACACCACCTTGGAGTCGTGGCGCGCAATCGTGCGCACGAACCTCGACGGCGCCTTCCTGTGCACCCGCGAGGCCGCCCGACGTTTCGTCGAGCAGGGCAACGGAGGCTCCATCATCGTGGTGTCCTCGACCTCCAGCCGCTACGGGGCCGCCGGTCTGGCCTCCTACGCGTCCAGCAAGACCGCCCTGCTCGGGCTGTCCCGAACCTTGGCGGTGGAATTGGCTCGGCACCGGGTGCGCTGCAACACGCTGATCCCGGGGTGGACGCGGACCGGCATCACGACCCATCTGCAAGAGGACGACAGGTTCATGGCGGCCACCACCGCGCGCACGCCCGTGCGGCGTTGGGCCGACCCCGACGAGTATCAGGAAATCGCGGCGTTCCTCGCCGATCCCAAGTTGACGTTCCACACCGGCAACGAAGTGGTGGTCGACGGCGGTTACACCGTCTTCTGA
- a CDS encoding 3-deoxy-7-phosphoheptulonate synthase: MNVAQTVSAPVTSDRRVRSFSAIPSPHEVLTELPLGARRAERVARDRDEVADILAGRDDRLLVVVGPCSVHDPAAALEYASRLAKIAAELGDRLKIVMRVYFEKPRTTVGWKGLINDPGMDGTFDVARGLRVARQLLLDVIDIGLPVGCEFLEPTSPQYIADAVAWGAIGARTTESQVHRQLASGLSMPVGFKNGTDGNIQVAVDGAKAAGASHVFFGMDDLGRGAVVTTEGNEDCHVILRGGTGGPNCDAAAVTETVARLEAAGLPGRVVIDCSHANSGKDHLRQAGVATEVAQLVRDGLPISGVMLESFLVGGAQAPEAQPLTYGQSVTDKCMDWAATDSVLRELAR; this comes from the coding sequence ATGAACGTGGCGCAGACCGTCTCCGCACCGGTGACATCCGACCGGCGGGTCCGGAGTTTCAGCGCGATCCCCAGCCCCCATGAGGTGCTCACCGAGCTTCCGCTGGGTGCCCGCCGCGCGGAACGGGTGGCCCGCGACCGCGACGAGGTCGCCGACATCCTGGCCGGCCGCGACGACCGGCTGCTGGTGGTGGTGGGCCCGTGTTCGGTGCACGATCCGGCGGCCGCGCTGGAGTACGCCAGCCGCCTCGCCAAGATCGCCGCCGAACTCGGTGACCGACTCAAGATCGTGATGCGGGTGTACTTCGAGAAGCCGCGCACCACCGTCGGCTGGAAGGGCCTGATCAACGACCCGGGCATGGACGGCACGTTCGACGTCGCCCGCGGCCTGCGCGTCGCCCGTCAGCTGCTGCTCGATGTCATCGACATCGGGCTGCCGGTGGGCTGCGAGTTCCTGGAGCCGACCAGCCCGCAGTACATCGCCGACGCGGTCGCGTGGGGGGCGATCGGCGCCCGCACCACCGAATCCCAGGTGCACCGGCAGCTGGCGTCCGGGTTGTCGATGCCGGTCGGGTTCAAGAACGGCACCGACGGCAACATCCAGGTCGCCGTCGACGGCGCGAAGGCCGCCGGGGCCTCCCACGTTTTCTTCGGCATGGACGACCTGGGGCGGGGCGCGGTGGTGACCACCGAGGGCAACGAGGACTGCCACGTGATCCTGCGCGGCGGTACCGGTGGACCCAACTGCGACGCCGCCGCGGTCACCGAAACGGTGGCTCGGCTGGAGGCGGCGGGCTTGCCCGGGCGGGTCGTGATCGATTGCAGCCACGCGAATTCCGGCAAGGACCACCTCCGGCAGGCCGGCGTGGCGACCGAGGTCGCCCAGCTGGTGCGCGATGGGCTCCCGATCAGCGGCGTGATGTTGGAGAGCTTCCTGGTCGGTGGGGCCCAGGCGCCCGAGGCTCAGCCGCTGACCTACGGGCAGTCGGTGACCGATAAGTGCATGGATTGGGCCGCAACGGATTCGGTGCTGCGGGAACTGGCGAGGTAG
- the groL gene encoding chaperonin GroEL (60 kDa chaperone family; promotes refolding of misfolded polypeptides especially under stressful conditions; forms two stacked rings of heptamers to form a barrel-shaped 14mer; ends can be capped by GroES; misfolded proteins enter the barrel where they are refolded when GroES binds) yields MSKQIEFNETARRAMEAGVDKLADAVKITLGPRGRHVVLAKSFGGPTVTNDGVTIARDIDLEDPFENLGAQLVKSVATKTNDVTGDGTTTATVLAQAIIKAGLRNIAAGANPMALGQGIGKAADAASEALLAAATPVDGKNAIAQVATVSSRDPEVGELVGEAMTKVGGDGVVSVEESSTLSTELEITDGVGFDKGFLSAYFVTDFDTQEAVLEDALVLLHRDKISSLPDLLPLLEKVAEAGKPLLIVAEDVEGEPLSTLVVNAIRKTLKAVAVKAPFFGDRRKAFLEDLAVVTGAQVINPDVGLVLREAGLEVLGSARRIVVGKDDTVIVDGGGTKEAVDARAAQLRSEIETSDSDWDREKLEERLAKLAGGVAVIKVGAATETDLKKRKEAVEDAVAAAKAAVEEGVVPGGGSALIQVRKKLADLKASLSGDQALGVDVFSSALTAPLYWIASNAGVDGSVVVAKVADLPAGHGFNAATMEYGDLAADGVIDPVKVTRSAVLNAASVARMVLTTETAVVDKPIEVEDDHGHSHGHHGHAH; encoded by the coding sequence ATGAGCAAGCAGATTGAGTTCAACGAAACCGCGCGCCGCGCCATGGAGGCCGGCGTTGACAAGCTCGCCGACGCGGTCAAGATCACGCTGGGCCCCCGCGGCCGACATGTCGTGCTGGCCAAGTCATTCGGCGGGCCGACCGTCACCAACGACGGTGTGACCATCGCCCGCGACATCGACCTCGAGGATCCGTTCGAGAACCTCGGTGCCCAGCTGGTGAAGTCGGTGGCGACCAAGACCAACGACGTCACCGGTGACGGCACCACCACCGCCACCGTGCTCGCGCAGGCCATCATCAAGGCCGGTCTGCGCAACATCGCCGCCGGCGCCAACCCGATGGCGCTGGGCCAGGGCATCGGCAAGGCGGCCGACGCCGCGTCCGAGGCGCTGTTGGCCGCGGCCACCCCGGTCGACGGTAAGAACGCCATCGCCCAGGTGGCCACCGTGTCCTCGCGGGACCCCGAGGTCGGCGAGCTGGTCGGCGAGGCCATGACCAAGGTCGGCGGCGACGGCGTGGTGTCCGTCGAGGAGTCCTCGACCCTGAGCACCGAGCTCGAGATCACCGACGGCGTCGGCTTCGACAAGGGATTCCTGTCGGCCTACTTCGTCACCGATTTCGATACCCAGGAGGCCGTCCTCGAGGACGCGCTGGTGCTGCTGCACCGCGACAAGATCAGCTCCCTGCCGGATCTGCTGCCGCTGCTGGAGAAGGTCGCCGAGGCCGGTAAGCCGCTGCTGATCGTGGCTGAGGACGTCGAGGGCGAGCCGCTGTCGACCCTGGTGGTCAACGCAATTCGCAAGACGCTCAAGGCCGTTGCGGTCAAGGCTCCGTTCTTCGGTGATCGTCGCAAGGCGTTCCTGGAGGACCTCGCCGTGGTGACCGGCGCGCAGGTCATCAACCCCGACGTGGGCCTGGTCCTGCGCGAGGCCGGCCTCGAGGTGCTGGGTTCGGCTCGCCGCATCGTGGTGGGCAAGGACGACACCGTGATCGTCGACGGTGGCGGCACCAAGGAAGCCGTCGATGCCCGTGCGGCACAGCTGCGTTCGGAGATCGAGACCAGCGACTCGGACTGGGATCGCGAGAAGCTCGAGGAGCGGCTCGCCAAGCTGGCCGGCGGCGTTGCCGTCATCAAGGTCGGCGCGGCCACCGAGACCGACCTCAAGAAGCGCAAGGAAGCCGTCGAGGACGCGGTCGCCGCGGCCAAGGCTGCCGTCGAGGAAGGCGTTGTGCCCGGCGGTGGTTCGGCGCTGATCCAGGTCCGCAAGAAGCTGGCCGACCTGAAGGCGTCGCTGTCCGGTGACCAGGCACTCGGTGTGGACGTCTTCTCGTCCGCACTGACCGCGCCGCTGTACTGGATCGCCAGCAACGCCGGGGTCGACGGGTCCGTCGTGGTGGCCAAGGTGGCCGACCTGCCGGCCGGTCACGGCTTCAACGCCGCGACGATGGAGTACGGCGATCTGGCCGCCGATGGGGTCATCGACCCGGTCAAGGTCACCCGCTCGGCCGTGCTCAACGCGGCGTCGGTGGCCCGGATGGTGCTGACCACCGAGACGGCTGTTGTCGACAAGCCGATCGAGGTGGAGGACGACCACGGCCACAGCCACGGTCATCACGGCCACGCGCACTGA
- the groES gene encoding co-chaperone GroES: MASVNIKPLEDKILVQANEAETTTASGLVIPDTAKEKPQEGTVVAVGPGRWDEDGEKRIPLDVSEGDVVIYSKYGGTEIKYNGEEYLILSARDVLAVVSK; this comes from the coding sequence GTGGCGAGCGTGAACATCAAGCCACTCGAGGACAAGATCCTCGTTCAGGCCAACGAGGCCGAGACCACGACCGCATCCGGTCTGGTCATCCCCGACACCGCCAAGGAGAAGCCGCAGGAAGGCACCGTCGTCGCAGTTGGCCCCGGCCGCTGGGATGAGGATGGCGAGAAGCGGATTCCCCTGGACGTGTCGGAGGGTGACGTCGTCATCTACAGCAAGTACGGCGGCACCGAGATCAAGTACAACGGCGAGGAGTACCTGATCCTGTCGGCGCGTGACGTGCTGGCCGTCGTCTCCAAGTAG
- a CDS encoding HNH endonuclease signature motif containing protein, which produces MFDGSLPEPASLPATAAAALVDAITGWSTAAAAADGRRLAAIAEFVTRRCTDEHPDWACDDWDATAAEIAAALNISHGRANSLMNLAITLRQRLPKVGALLLAGAITARTAQLISDRTYLVFDPEAVAALDARIAADAVSWGPLSEYKLIQAVDARVQQIDPGAIRQATRNARNRDVTFADPDEHTGTTAMWGRLLATDAALLDTRLTAMANAVCPEDPRTIAQRRSDALGALGARSQHLACLCGSPDCPAATDDGRATSVVVHVVAEQEAVAAPGEPAEPSLHGLHATSEPTPRPDPAEPTRPAPALLVEGRGGVVPVPLLTDLIARGAKVRPLITPTEAEPRYRPSSTLATFVRLRDLTCRFPGCDRPAFRTDIDHTRPYPQGLTHAANLGCYCRKHHLLKTFWPGWTDEQLPDGTIVFTTPTGHTYRSKPGATLLFPDWPATPAPAEPARPGPPPRSLGRTLLMPTRSQTRAKARRQRIKSERALNDEAVAERCSPPPF; this is translated from the coding sequence ATGTTCGATGGATCGCTACCGGAGCCGGCGTCGCTGCCCGCCACCGCCGCTGCTGCGCTGGTCGACGCCATCACCGGCTGGTCGACGGCGGCCGCCGCCGCCGACGGCCGTCGGCTCGCCGCGATCGCCGAGTTCGTCACCCGCCGCTGCACCGACGAACACCCCGACTGGGCCTGCGACGACTGGGACGCCACCGCAGCAGAGATCGCCGCCGCCCTCAACATCAGCCACGGCCGCGCCAACAGCCTGATGAACCTGGCCATCACCCTGCGTCAACGCCTCCCCAAGGTCGGCGCGCTCCTGCTGGCGGGCGCCATCACCGCCCGGACCGCCCAGCTGATCTCCGACCGCACCTATCTGGTCTTCGACCCCGAGGCCGTGGCCGCCCTCGACGCCCGCATCGCCGCAGACGCGGTCAGCTGGGGCCCGCTGTCGGAATACAAACTCATCCAGGCCGTCGACGCCCGGGTCCAGCAGATCGATCCCGGCGCAATACGCCAAGCCACTCGCAACGCCCGCAATCGCGACGTCACCTTCGCCGACCCCGACGAGCACACCGGCACCACCGCGATGTGGGGCCGGCTGCTGGCCACCGACGCCGCCCTTCTCGACACCCGGTTGACCGCCATGGCCAACGCCGTGTGCCCCGAGGACCCCCGCACCATCGCGCAGCGCCGGTCCGACGCCCTCGGCGCCCTGGGCGCCAGATCCCAGCACCTCGCCTGCCTGTGCGGCAGCCCGGATTGCCCCGCAGCCACCGACGACGGCCGTGCCACGAGCGTGGTGGTCCATGTCGTCGCTGAGCAGGAGGCCGTGGCGGCGCCCGGCGAACCCGCGGAGCCCAGCCTGCACGGCCTCCACGCCACATCCGAGCCCACGCCGCGCCCGGACCCGGCCGAGCCCACCCGTCCGGCCCCGGCGCTGCTGGTCGAGGGCCGCGGCGGCGTCGTACCCGTCCCACTGCTGACCGACCTCATCGCCCGCGGCGCGAAGGTGCGACCGCTGATCACCCCCACCGAGGCCGAGCCTCGCTACCGGCCCTCGAGCACACTGGCCACTTTCGTCCGCCTGCGCGATCTGACCTGCCGCTTCCCGGGCTGTGACCGCCCGGCCTTCAGAACCGACATCGACCACACCCGGCCCTATCCGCAGGGCCTGACCCATGCCGCCAATCTTGGATGTTACTGCCGAAAACACCACTTGCTCAAGACTTTCTGGCCCGGCTGGACCGACGAGCAACTGCCCGACGGCACCATCGTGTTCACCACGCCGACCGGGCACACCTACCGCTCCAAACCCGGTGCCACGCTGTTGTTCCCCGACTGGCCCGCCACGCCGGCGCCGGCAGAGCCCGCCCGCCCCGGCCCGCCACCGCGCTCGCTGGGCCGCACCCTGCTGATGCCCACCCGCAGCCAGACCCGCGCCAAAGCCCGTCGGCAGCGCATCAAGTCCGAGCGCGCCCTCAACGACGAGGCGGTCGCCGAACGATGTTCCCCGCCGCCGTTCTAG
- a CDS encoding nuclear transport factor 2 family protein, which translates to MTGAPADRLAVTELLYRYAELVDAGDFDGVGQLLGRGAFMGVAGPARIAELFAGTTRRFPEHGNTPRTRHLVLNPIVEVSGDAATARSTFCVLQQTEAVSLQPIVVGRYADTFARDADGWFFTDRTVAIEMLGDVSDHLLIDPGSLA; encoded by the coding sequence ATGACGGGCGCGCCGGCCGATCGGCTAGCCGTCACCGAGTTGCTCTACCGCTACGCCGAGCTGGTCGATGCCGGCGACTTCGACGGAGTCGGGCAGTTGCTGGGCCGAGGCGCCTTCATGGGCGTGGCGGGCCCGGCGCGCATCGCGGAACTGTTCGCCGGAACCACCCGCCGGTTTCCCGAGCACGGGAACACCCCCCGCACCCGGCATCTGGTGCTCAACCCGATCGTCGAGGTGAGCGGGGATGCCGCGACCGCGCGGTCCACCTTCTGCGTGCTCCAGCAGACCGAGGCGGTGTCGTTGCAGCCCATCGTGGTCGGGCGGTACGCCGACACCTTCGCCCGGGACGCGGACGGATGGTTCTTCACCGACCGGACCGTCGCGATCGAGATGCTCGGCGACGTGTCGGATCACCTGCTGATAGATCCCGGCTCGTTGGCCTAG
- the tsaD gene encoding tRNA (adenosine(37)-N6)-threonylcarbamoyltransferase complex transferase subunit TsaD, translating to MTVILAIESSCDETGVGIARLDADGAVTLLADEVASSVDEHSRFGGVVPEIASRAHLEALGPTMRRALTAAGVRRPDVVAATIGPGLAGALLVGVAAAKAYAAAWDVPFYAVNHLGGHLAADVYDHGPLPESIGLLVSGGHTHLLHVRSLGEPIVELGTTVDDAAGEAYDKVARLLGLGYPGGKVLDDLARTGDRDAIVFPRGMTGPRDAPYAFSFSGLKTAVARHMEAHPDANPADVAAGFQEAVADVLTRKAVRAATDLGVSTLIIAGGVAANSRLRELAEERCAAAGLTLRVPRPRLCTDNGAMIASFAAHLLAAGAPSSPLGVASDPGLPVVQSQVA from the coding sequence ATGACCGTCATTCTCGCGATCGAAAGTTCCTGCGACGAAACCGGTGTCGGCATCGCCCGGCTCGACGCCGACGGCGCGGTGACGCTGTTGGCCGACGAGGTGGCCTCCAGCGTCGACGAGCACTCCCGGTTCGGGGGCGTGGTGCCCGAGATCGCGTCTCGGGCGCACCTCGAGGCGCTGGGCCCGACGATGCGGCGCGCGTTGACCGCGGCCGGGGTGCGGCGGCCCGACGTCGTGGCCGCGACCATCGGCCCCGGCCTGGCCGGGGCGCTGCTGGTGGGGGTGGCCGCCGCCAAGGCGTACGCGGCGGCCTGGGATGTCCCGTTCTACGCGGTCAATCACCTCGGCGGGCACCTGGCCGCCGACGTCTACGACCACGGCCCGCTGCCGGAGAGCATCGGCCTGCTGGTGTCGGGCGGGCACACCCATCTGCTGCATGTGCGGTCCCTGGGCGAGCCGATCGTCGAGTTGGGTACCACCGTGGACGACGCGGCGGGGGAGGCCTACGACAAGGTGGCGCGGCTGCTGGGGCTGGGCTATCCCGGCGGCAAGGTACTCGACGATCTGGCCCGGACCGGCGATCGGGACGCGATCGTGTTCCCGCGTGGGATGACCGGTCCGCGCGACGCGCCGTACGCGTTCAGCTTCTCGGGCCTCAAGACCGCCGTCGCGCGGCACATGGAGGCTCATCCGGACGCGAATCCCGCCGATGTCGCGGCCGGGTTCCAGGAGGCGGTCGCCGACGTGCTGACCCGCAAGGCGGTGCGCGCCGCGACCGATCTGGGGGTGTCGACGCTGATCATCGCCGGCGGTGTGGCGGCCAATTCGCGGTTGCGTGAGCTCGCCGAAGAGCGTTGCGCGGCAGCCGGGTTGACGTTGCGCGTGCCGCGGCCCCGGCTGTGCACGGACAACGGCGCGATGATCGCCTCGTTCGCCGCGCATCTGCTGGCCGCGGGCGCGCCGTCGTCGCCGCTGGGGGTGGCCAGCGATCCCGGGTTGCCCGTGGTGCAGAGCCAGGTCGCATGA
- the rimI gene encoding ribosomal protein S18-alanine N-acetyltransferase: protein MTGEVEAVVIDALTAADAERCAQLESQLFAGDDPWPARAFRHAVACAHNHYVAARADGRLVGYAGITRLGRRAPFEYEIHTIGVDPDWRGRGIGRRLLDDLLGFAAGGVVFLEVRTDNEAAIGLYERAGFVRMGVRKRYYPGSGADAYTMRLEPGEPR, encoded by the coding sequence ATGACCGGGGAGGTGGAGGCCGTCGTGATCGACGCGCTGACCGCCGCCGACGCCGAACGGTGCGCCCAGCTGGAGTCGCAGCTGTTCGCCGGGGACGACCCGTGGCCGGCGCGGGCGTTCCGGCACGCGGTGGCCTGCGCGCACAACCACTACGTCGCGGCGCGCGCCGATGGCCGGCTCGTCGGTTACGCCGGGATCACCCGGCTGGGCCGGCGTGCCCCGTTCGAGTACGAGATCCACACCATCGGCGTCGATCCGGACTGGCGGGGCCGCGGGATCGGCCGTCGGCTGCTCGATGATCTGCTGGGCTTCGCCGCCGGAGGCGTAGTCTTCCTGGAGGTGCGCACCGACAACGAGGCCGCCATCGGGCTCTACGAGCGCGCCGGCTTCGTCAGAATGGGAGTGCGGAAGCGCTACTACCCGGGCAGCGGCGCGGACGCCTACACCATGCGACTGGAACCGGGGGAGCCACGATGA
- the tsaB gene encoding tRNA (adenosine(37)-N6)-threonylcarbamoyltransferase complex dimerization subunit type 1 TsaB gives MTNVLVIDTATPAVIAAIVRRTGSAAELLAERVTRDPRAHAECLTPNVLGALGDAALPMSDLEAVVVGCGPGPFTGLRVGMATAAAYGHALGIPVHGVCSLDGIGGCTSGDVLVVTDARRREVYWARYRDGVRVGGPEVAAPADVALDSVVAVAGSPDHAAQFGLPVVGPEFPAPSALVAAVSNWDGEPEPLVPLYLRRPDAKTLAERGLR, from the coding sequence GTGACCAACGTTTTGGTGATCGACACCGCGACCCCGGCCGTCATCGCCGCTATCGTCCGGCGCACGGGGTCGGCCGCGGAGCTGCTGGCCGAGCGGGTGACCCGGGACCCGCGTGCGCACGCCGAGTGTTTGACGCCGAATGTCCTTGGGGCGCTGGGTGATGCCGCGTTGCCGATGAGTGACCTGGAGGCGGTGGTGGTCGGTTGCGGGCCGGGCCCGTTCACCGGCCTGCGCGTCGGGATGGCCACGGCCGCGGCCTACGGGCATGCGCTGGGAATTCCGGTGCACGGGGTGTGCAGCCTCGACGGCATCGGTGGGTGCACCTCCGGGGACGTGCTGGTGGTGACCGATGCGCGCCGGCGCGAGGTGTACTGGGCCCGCTACCGCGACGGGGTGCGGGTGGGCGGCCCGGAGGTGGCCGCCCCGGCCGATGTCGCACTCGACAGTGTGGTCGCGGTCGCCGGGTCGCCCGACCACGCGGCCCAGTTCGGTCTGCCCGTCGTCGGGCCGGAGTTTCCGGCGCCGTCGGCACTGGTTGCGGCCGTGTCGAACTGGGACGGGGAACCCGAGCCGTTGGTGCCGCTGTATCTGCGCCGGCCCGACGCCAAGACCCTCGCCGAGCGGGGCCTGCGATGA
- the tsaE gene encoding tRNA (adenosine(37)-N6)-threonylcarbamoyltransferase complex ATPase subunit type 1 TsaE, with translation MVDQNRLASGAATLATAEDTMALGVSLGAQLRAGDVVVLSGPLGAGKTVLTKGIAAAMDVDGPVTSPTFVLARLHRARRAGAPAMVHVDVYRLLDHAAADLLGELDSLDLDTDLDDAVVVVEWGEGLAERLSDRHLDIRLDRAAESEVRTATWTWSGP, from the coding sequence GTGGTTGATCAAAATCGGCTGGCATCGGGCGCGGCCACGCTGGCCACCGCCGAGGACACGATGGCGCTCGGGGTGAGCCTGGGCGCACAGTTGCGGGCCGGGGACGTCGTGGTGCTCTCGGGCCCGCTGGGGGCGGGAAAGACCGTCCTGACCAAGGGGATTGCCGCGGCGATGGATGTCGACGGGCCGGTAACCTCGCCGACCTTCGTGCTGGCCCGGCTGCACCGGGCGCGTCGGGCCGGCGCCCCGGCGATGGTACACGTGGACGTCTACCGGCTGCTCGATCACGCCGCGGCCGATCTGCTGGGCGAGCTGGACTCGCTGGACCTCGACACCGACCTCGATGACGCCGTGGTGGTGGTGGAGTGGGGTGAGGGCCTCGCCGAGCGGCTGTCGGACCGGCATCTCGACATCCGGCTGGACCGCGCCGCCGAGTCCGAGGTGCGTACCGCGACGTGGACCTGGAGTGGCCCGTGA